A DNA window from Desulfatiglans sp. contains the following coding sequences:
- a CDS encoding SagB/ThcOx family dehydrogenase codes for MDKEIIRQYRAFLKDSIRKTIDFSQTDQNKGISPPPVEKPFSKEKKRIELIGFDSLNDIGSIDLKAAIQKRESRRAYSSEAITIKELSFLLWATQGIRQHLAPGHALRTVPSAGCRHAFETYLCVFNVQGLEQGVYRYLPVEHQLLLEFTEDHLKHKLVEATFRQGWVADSAVTFVWTAIPYRMEWRYDIDSAKVIAIEAGHICQNLYLACEAIEAGTCAIAAYDQEKMDELLKVDGEDEITVYIAPVGKK; via the coding sequence ATGGATAAAGAAATAATAAGGCAGTACAGGGCATTTTTAAAGGACAGTATCCGGAAGACCATAGACTTTTCACAAACAGATCAGAATAAAGGTATTTCGCCCCCGCCTGTGGAAAAGCCCTTCTCAAAAGAAAAGAAGCGCATTGAGCTGATCGGGTTTGATAGTCTTAATGATATCGGCAGCATTGATTTAAAAGCTGCCATACAAAAACGTGAAAGCCGCAGGGCTTACAGCAGTGAGGCCATAACTATTAAGGAGCTCTCCTTTCTTTTATGGGCTACCCAGGGTATACGCCAGCACCTTGCGCCCGGCCATGCATTAAGAACAGTACCCTCTGCAGGTTGCCGTCACGCATTTGAGACATACCTTTGTGTGTTCAACGTGCAGGGTCTTGAGCAGGGGGTGTACCGCTATCTTCCGGTTGAGCACCAGCTTTTACTTGAGTTCACTGAAGATCATCTGAAACACAAACTTGTTGAAGCAACATTCAGACAGGGATGGGTCGCAGACTCAGCGGTCACCTTTGTCTGGACAGCCATCCCCTATCGTATGGAGTGGCGGTACGATATTGATTCAGCAAAGGTGATAGCAATTGAGGCAGGTCACATATGCCAGAACCTGTACCTTGCCTGCGAGGCAATAGAGGCAGGGACATGCGCCATAGCTGCCTATGATCAGGAAAAGATGGATGAATTACTCAAGGTCGATGGAGAGGATGAGATCACGGTCTATATTGCACCTGTAGGGAAAAAATAA
- a CDS encoding type II toxin-antitoxin system prevent-host-death family antitoxin — translation MKSATVGEIQKNFSKILKDIHLGEEITITSRGKPIAKITALGPKKNIIWPDFDAEAIELKGKSISQLIIEDREERL, via the coding sequence ATGAAATCAGCCACTGTCGGAGAAATCCAGAAAAATTTCAGCAAAATATTGAAGGATATACACCTTGGAGAGGAAATTACTATTACCAGCAGAGGGAAACCAATAGCAAAAATAACTGCTCTGGGGCCCAAAAAAAATATCATCTGGCCGGATTTTGATGCTGAGGCTATTGAATTAAAAGGAAAATCTATAAGCCAACTGATTATTGAAGACCGTGAGGAGCGCCTATAA
- a CDS encoding OsmC family protein gives MKNQRLTNLLLIFAVLFIIPAIVAAKENPAPYKIKVTSREVRNRIVESRVRNHRVVVDQPVDFGADDLGPTPPEYLAIAYGSCVVSTLRFLAVLDKLEIHNIEARVEGEVDFSRIMGLKTSGRAGLSGLRVFIRFESTMTEGEKKAFIKKAMELGAVLDNVQNKTDISYEIVD, from the coding sequence ATGAAAAATCAAAGGCTGACGAACCTGCTTCTTATATTTGCAGTTTTGTTTATTATCCCAGCGATAGTCGCAGCAAAAGAAAATCCTGCCCCTTACAAGATAAAGGTAACAAGCAGGGAAGTAAGAAACCGGATTGTTGAATCCCGTGTTCGCAATCACAGGGTGGTGGTTGATCAGCCGGTAGATTTCGGTGCAGATGATCTGGGGCCTACCCCGCCCGAATACCTTGCCATAGCCTATGGCTCCTGTGTTGTCTCTACATTGCGTTTTCTGGCTGTTCTGGACAAACTAGAGATTCATAATATTGAAGCCAGGGTAGAGGGAGAGGTGGATTTTTCAAGGATTATGGGGCTTAAAACATCAGGCCGCGCAGGGCTTTCAGGCCTTCGGGTATTTATCCGATTTGAATCGACCATGACTGAAGGAGAAAAAAAGGCATTTATCAAAAAGGCAATGGAACTGGGTGCAGTGCTGGATAATGTGCAAAATAAAACTGATATTTCATATGAAATTGTAGACTGA
- a CDS encoding LysR family transcriptional regulator: MELRNLKTFLTVARLLNFRKAAEMLNYAQSSVSAQIKILEEELGKPLFQRVGRAVVLTDAGQELLQYAQKITAMEQEAMGAVTGTKSRHGRISLRIPQTIGSCFLPDILTGFYHDHPDVDFDVASCEYQNLPYELKSGITDLAFLLTDSLDLSELKTEFLGTVNLVMISSPDHPLTRKKTVSIMDLSSNTIFLPKHDCSYRMMIEQWLMDKKIKTSSIVEMNSIEAIKQCIIKGLGIAIMPDITAAKEIDQGNLAVLNWDEMSIETAVLMIWYRGKWISPLLKSFMDSVRKVFSETINKP; this comes from the coding sequence TTGGAATTAAGGAACCTGAAGACCTTTTTAACTGTTGCCCGGCTTTTAAATTTCAGGAAAGCTGCTGAGATGCTTAACTATGCACAGTCCTCTGTGTCTGCGCAGATAAAAATACTGGAAGAAGAGTTGGGAAAACCCCTTTTTCAGAGGGTGGGCCGGGCTGTTGTCCTCACCGATGCGGGGCAGGAGCTGTTGCAGTATGCGCAAAAAATCACTGCAATGGAACAGGAGGCCATGGGAGCGGTAACTGGTACAAAGAGCAGGCATGGGAGAATATCACTGAGAATTCCTCAGACCATTGGGAGCTGTTTTCTTCCTGATATCCTGACGGGGTTTTATCATGATCATCCGGATGTGGATTTTGATGTGGCAAGCTGTGAATATCAAAACCTGCCATATGAATTGAAAAGCGGGATTACAGACCTGGCCTTTCTGCTCACTGATTCTCTTGATTTATCAGAACTGAAGACTGAATTTTTAGGGACAGTAAACCTTGTAATGATTAGCTCACCTGACCACCCCCTTACCAGGAAAAAAACTGTCTCGATAATGGATCTCTCTTCAAACACCATCTTTTTACCCAAGCATGATTGCAGTTACAGGATGATGATAGAGCAGTGGCTTATGGATAAAAAGATAAAAACATCATCCATTGTGGAAATGAACAGCATCGAGGCAATCAAGCAATGCATTATAAAAGGTTTGGGAATTGCCATAATGCCTGATATTACGGCTGCAAAAGAGATTGATCAGGGCAATCTTGCTGTTCTTAACTGGGATGAAATGTCCATTGAGACGGCGGTACTTATGATTTGGTACAGGGGAAAATGGATATCACCTCTGTTAAAAAGTTTTATGGACAGTGTGAGAAAGGTGTTTTCTGAGACGATTAATAAACCGTGA
- a CDS encoding RHS repeat-associated core domain-containing protein — MNYTYNDPDHINAVSSISYNGTPYAFTYDPNGNMLTGHDFTNPANIFKRSLTWNADNMPTVIERRSLANNALISSINLTYDGNGARAKKVAGGITTYYVSSDYEIKNGVATKYVFAGNMRVASIEGTNIDNSKIFHKEHLGSSTAVTDNTGADIETTEYMPFGVQRSHSGANASDYKYTDQELDNESGLYNYDARMYDPVIGRFISTDVLVQDWYDPQALNRLSYCRNNPLKYIDPSGHEFINEVIEGDFNDTGTTWTGIGGSIGVGLIPIVGQIADLRDTIANGKNVWENPTKGVAWVGLAGAVVAWVPGLGDALKGVFKVGKNVVGSTDEVVEITTSRFARREAMRQEGIPTSRSATSHLGNNNSQLRVEGADGKPKIITQHNADKNHKNPHWHAADPKTDPATGEVLKNNRGQNKYKSGGSTVEYNDGIPEPAPEIQNKLLIREKR; from the coding sequence TTGAATTATACCTATAATGACCCTGACCATATAAATGCGGTAAGTTCCATTAGTTATAATGGTACTCCTTATGCCTTCACATATGACCCAAATGGCAATATGTTAACCGGGCATGATTTTACAAACCCTGCCAACATTTTTAAAAGAAGCCTTACATGGAATGCGGATAATATGCCCACAGTAATAGAGCGTAGATCATTAGCAAATAATGCTCTTATCTCTTCCATAAATCTTACATATGATGGTAATGGTGCAAGGGCTAAAAAGGTGGCAGGAGGGATAACCACCTATTATGTAAGCAGTGATTATGAGATAAAGAATGGTGTGGCAACAAAGTATGTCTTTGCCGGAAACATGAGAGTTGCCAGCATTGAGGGTACAAATATAGATAACTCTAAAATATTCCATAAGGAGCACCTTGGCAGCTCCACTGCTGTTACAGATAATACAGGAGCGGATATTGAGACAACCGAATATATGCCATTTGGTGTTCAGAGGAGCCATTCAGGGGCAAACGCATCTGATTACAAGTATACAGACCAGGAGCTTGACAATGAATCCGGGCTGTATAATTATGACGCAAGGATGTATGACCCGGTGATTGGGAGGTTTATATCTACTGATGTACTCGTTCAAGATTGGTATGACCCACAAGCGTTAAATAGACTTTCATATTGTCGAAATAATCCTCTTAAGTATATTGACCCATCAGGACATGAGTTCATAAACGAAGTGATTGAAGGAGATTTTAATGATACCGGAACAACTTGGACGGGCATTGGAGGATCAATTGGAGTTGGTTTGATTCCTATTGTAGGGCAAATTGCAGATCTTAGAGATACTATTGCCAATGGGAAAAATGTATGGGAAAATCCAACGAAAGGTGTAGCATGGGTTGGTTTAGCAGGTGCCGTTGTTGCATGGGTACCTGGATTAGGTGATGCATTAAAAGGTGTATTTAAAGTAGGTAAAAATGTTGTTGGGTCTACTGATGAAGTCGTAGAAATAACTACATCAAGGTTTGCTCGTCGTGAAGCAATGCGACAAGAAGGTATTCCAACTAGCAGGTCTGCAACTTCACATCTGGGGAACAATAACAGTCAACTTAGGGTAGAAGGTGCTGATGGAAAACCTAAGATTATTACCCAACACAATGCAGATAAAAACCATAAAAATCCGCATTGGCATGCTGCCGATCCTAAAACTGATCCTGCCACTGGAGAAGTCCTTAAGAACAACCGTGGTCAGAATAAATATAAATCAGGCGGATCCACGGTTGAATATAATGATGGAATTCCTGAACCTGCTCCTGAAATACAAAATAAGCTTCTTATTAGAGAGAAAAGGTGA
- the ispG gene encoding flavodoxin-dependent (E)-4-hydroxy-3-methylbut-2-enyl-diphosphate synthase gives MTEQYTKRRKSRQVSLNGFPIGGDAPVSVQSMTNTDTRDVRATTNQVNALKNAGCEIVRLAIPDDEAAAAFAEIKASTDIPLIADIHFDYRLAIATIKGGADGIRINPGNIGGRENVERVIREAEKHNTCIRIGVNAGSLSKHLLEKYGHPTPEAMVESALEHIALFEELDYRNIKISLKSSNVLQCIKAYELLAERTDYPFHLGITEAGSLISGTVKNAIGIGALLLKGIGDTMRVSLSRDPVEEVKVAYEILRALDLRHRGIEIISCPTCGRCEIDLFGIVERVEKELNDIVTPLKVAIMGCVVNGPGEAREADIGIAGARGKGVLFKKGEVVEKLPEDKLADVLITEVRRLID, from the coding sequence GTGACTGAACAATATACGAAAAGAAGAAAGAGCAGGCAGGTATCATTAAACGGGTTCCCTATTGGCGGTGATGCGCCTGTATCGGTTCAATCCATGACAAATACCGATACCAGGGATGTTAGAGCCACCACAAACCAGGTTAATGCATTAAAAAACGCAGGGTGTGAAATAGTCAGGTTAGCCATACCTGATGATGAGGCAGCCGCAGCATTTGCTGAGATAAAAGCCAGTACCGATATACCTTTGATAGCGGATATACATTTTGACTACCGCCTTGCTATTGCCACAATCAAAGGAGGCGCTGACGGCATCAGGATCAACCCCGGCAACATTGGCGGAAGGGAAAATGTTGAAAGGGTGATCCGTGAGGCGGAAAAGCATAATACATGCATAAGGATCGGGGTAAACGCCGGCTCTCTGTCAAAGCACCTCCTTGAAAAATATGGCCACCCCACACCGGAGGCAATGGTTGAGAGCGCGCTTGAACATATTGCCCTGTTTGAAGAGCTTGATTACCGCAACATAAAGATCTCACTTAAATCTTCAAATGTCCTTCAATGTATCAAGGCATATGAGCTGCTGGCCGAGAGGACTGATTATCCCTTTCACCTGGGCATTACAGAGGCTGGGAGTCTAATATCCGGCACTGTTAAAAACGCCATTGGCATAGGGGCGCTGTTACTAAAAGGTATCGGTGACACAATGAGGGTATCCCTTTCAAGGGACCCTGTAGAAGAGGTTAAGGTTGCATACGAAATATTAAGAGCGCTTGATCTGAGGCACAGGGGTATTGAGATCATATCATGCCCCACCTGCGGCAGGTGCGAAATTGATCTTTTCGGGATCGTGGAAAGGGTTGAAAAGGAGCTTAACGATATTGTAACCCCCTTAAAGGTGGCTATAATGGGTTGTGTGGTAAATGGCCCCGGTGAGGCAAGAGAGGCGGATATAGGTATTGCGGGGGCACGGGGAAAGGGTGTCCTGTTTAAAAAGGGGGAGGTTGTTGAAAAACTCCCTGAAGATAAACTGGCAGATGTGCTGATCACAGAAGTTAGAAGGCTTATAGACTGA
- a CDS encoding bifunctional (p)ppGpp synthetase/guanosine-3',5'-bis(diphosphate) 3'-pyrophosphohydrolase yields the protein MIRLNDITSRLLSYNPKADTSLIEKAYVYSAKVHQGQVRLSGVPYLSHPLEVAYLLTEMKMDAISIAAGLLHDTIEDTDAELTEIERLFGKEAANIVDGVTKISKIQFSTTEERQAENIRKMILAMTSDIRVIMVKLADRLHNMRTLGFHTPEKQVRIARETLDIYAPLAGRMGIYWLKSSFEDLCLYYLEPEIYNKINAGIAERRGAREKFIQEVGDLIGQKVREYGIEATIKGRHKHFYSIYQKMKDQNLTVDQVYDIVAFRVIVNTLKECYEVLGLIHSAWKPIPGKFKDYISLPKANMYQSLHTSVIGPFVQRMEVQIRTWEMDKVAEEGIAAHWKYKEGIKIGESDQKQFAWLRQLLEWQKNLHDPKEFMEMVQMDLFPDEVYVFTPKGEVKAFPKGATPVDFAYSVHSQIGEKCTGAKVNGRVVPIKYIMNNGDIIEIITSNKQHPRKDWLDFVKTTRAKSRIRQYIKVEERDESISIGKNILEKSLEQLHINTSNIAKNKDILDVAKEMSFQTLEDLFANIGYGKISASQVVTRLKEKLGIEKEVDVGIVQKVVSKITRKKSSKGIRVKGIDDMLVRFANCCRPLPGERVLGFITRGRGVTIHKYNCSHILDSDQERLVEVQWDPAKDDVYTAKVRVTSVDRKGVLADVSAIISKKEANIINAEIKTTMDKKGISHFTVQVTSYKQLEEIMGAIKKVENVLIVERV from the coding sequence ATGATACGGCTGAATGATATTACCTCAAGACTCTTAAGTTACAACCCCAAGGCTGATACAAGCCTCATTGAAAAAGCATATGTTTATTCCGCCAAGGTACATCAGGGGCAGGTAAGGCTCTCCGGTGTGCCATATCTTTCTCACCCCCTTGAGGTGGCATACCTTTTAACCGAGATGAAGATGGATGCCATAAGCATTGCTGCCGGCCTTCTCCATGACACCATCGAGGATACAGACGCAGAACTTACTGAAATAGAGAGGCTTTTCGGTAAAGAGGCGGCAAATATTGTTGACGGTGTAACAAAGATCAGCAAGATCCAGTTCAGCACTACAGAAGAGCGTCAGGCGGAAAATATCAGAAAGATGATCCTTGCCATGACAAGCGATATAAGGGTCATAATGGTGAAGCTTGCTGACCGCCTTCACAACATGAGGACCCTGGGATTCCATACCCCTGAAAAACAGGTAAGAATAGCACGCGAGACACTGGATATATATGCGCCCTTAGCCGGCAGGATGGGTATCTACTGGCTCAAATCAAGCTTTGAAGACCTGTGCCTCTATTACCTCGAACCTGAGATATACAATAAGATAAATGCGGGGATTGCTGAAAGACGCGGCGCAAGGGAGAAGTTTATACAGGAGGTTGGCGATCTTATCGGCCAGAAGGTGAGGGAGTATGGAATAGAGGCAACGATCAAGGGAAGGCACAAACATTTTTACAGCATCTACCAGAAGATGAAGGATCAGAACCTCACTGTAGACCAGGTATATGATATTGTTGCATTCAGGGTAATAGTAAACACCCTTAAGGAGTGTTATGAGGTGCTTGGGCTTATCCATTCAGCCTGGAAGCCTATACCTGGGAAATTCAAGGATTATATCTCGCTCCCAAAGGCAAACATGTACCAGTCCCTTCATACCTCGGTAATCGGCCCCTTTGTTCAGCGCATGGAGGTGCAGATCAGGACATGGGAGATGGACAAGGTGGCAGAAGAAGGGATTGCCGCCCACTGGAAATATAAAGAGGGTATAAAAATAGGCGAGTCTGACCAGAAGCAGTTTGCATGGCTCAGGCAGCTACTGGAATGGCAGAAAAACCTCCATGACCCGAAGGAGTTCATGGAGATGGTGCAGATGGACCTCTTCCCTGATGAGGTATATGTATTTACACCCAAGGGGGAGGTAAAGGCATTTCCAAAAGGGGCAACCCCGGTTGATTTTGCCTACAGTGTTCATTCTCAGATAGGAGAAAAATGCACAGGGGCAAAGGTTAACGGCAGGGTGGTGCCCATTAAATATATCATGAATAACGGTGATATTATTGAGATTATCACCTCCAATAAACAGCATCCAAGAAAGGACTGGCTTGACTTTGTAAAGACAACAAGGGCCAAATCAAGGATAAGGCAGTATATCAAGGTAGAGGAAAGGGATGAAAGTATATCTATTGGAAAAAATATCCTTGAAAAGAGCCTTGAACAACTGCACATCAATACCTCCAATATTGCAAAAAACAAGGACATCCTGGATGTGGCAAAGGAGATGTCCTTTCAGACCCTGGAAGACCTTTTCGCCAATATTGGTTATGGAAAGATTTCTGCCAGTCAGGTGGTCACCAGACTGAAAGAGAAGCTCGGCATTGAGAAGGAAGTAGATGTCGGGATTGTCCAGAAGGTCGTTTCAAAGATAACAAGAAAAAAGAGCAGCAAGGGCATAAGGGTAAAGGGCATTGATGACATGCTTGTGAGGTTCGCCAACTGCTGCAGGCCGCTTCCTGGTGAACGCGTGCTTGGGTTTATAACGAGGGGCCGCGGGGTTACGATACATAAATACAATTGCAGCCACATACTTGACTCTGATCAGGAAAGGCTGGTCGAGGTGCAGTGGGACCCTGCAAAGGATGATGTTTACACGGCCAAGGTAAGGGTAACCTCTGTTGACAGAAAGGGGGTACTTGCTGATGTGAGCGCCATAATATCAAAAAAGGAAGCCAATATTATCAATGCTGAGATAAAGACTACAATGGATAAAAAGGGTATATCCCATTTTACTGTACAGGTGACAAGCTATAAACAGCTTGAGGAAATAATGGGAGCGATTAAAAAGGTAGAAAACGTGTTAATCGTAGAAAGGGTATAA
- a CDS encoding 50S ribosomal protein L28, protein MSRVCDICGKRPQVGYKVSHAHNKSKKLWLPNLQRVKTVQNGQTKRMKVCTGCIKTGLITK, encoded by the coding sequence ATGTCAAGAGTTTGCGATATTTGCGGAAAAAGGCCGCAGGTTGGATATAAGGTAAGCCATGCTCATAATAAATCAAAAAAGCTCTGGCTTCCAAACCTGCAGAGGGTAAAAACCGTTCAGAACGGTCAGACAAAAAGGATGAAGGTGTGCACCGGCTGCATCAAGACAGGGCTTATAACCAAATAG
- the mpl gene encoding UDP-N-acetylmuramate:L-alanyl-gamma-D-glutamyl-meso-diaminopimelate ligase, which translates to MEQIKNISDAKSGLKAALNRVPERLEHIHLMGICGTAMASLAGIFKVKGYHVTGSDQNVYPPMSTMLMDMGIEIKKGYSGENLSPRPDLVIVGNVITRNNPEAMRLSEMDVNYLSLPQALNAFAIQGRRSVVIAGTHGKTTTTALAAWLLEETDIEPGFMVGGILKNFGSSFRLGRGDYFVVEGDEYDTAFFDKGPKFLHYSPLITIITSIEFDHADIYRDLDHVISSFRRLIEIIPSHGLLIANLDDPIVNEEAKRARCRVITYGYNEAAMFRAVDISDEEDGTHVKILKDGKDYVNLISPLYGRHNISNTLSVIALTDHIGIKPIKLPAAIASFSGVKRRQEIRGEKNGILVLDDFAHHPTAVEKTIEAVKEKYMGRRIIAVFEPRSNSSRRGVFQEMYSRAFDKADMVFIPEPPLMEKVPIDNRFSSQGLVEAMKKRGINAFYGENTDRLIELILSNTGKGDVILIMSNGAFDNIHDRVLKKI; encoded by the coding sequence ATGGAACAGATAAAAAATATATCAGATGCAAAAAGCGGCTTAAAAGCGGCGCTTAACAGGGTCCCTGAAAGGCTTGAGCATATACATCTCATGGGGATCTGCGGAACAGCCATGGCCTCATTGGCCGGAATATTCAAGGTAAAAGGGTATCATGTGACCGGATCAGACCAGAATGTGTATCCGCCCATGAGCACCATGCTTATGGATATGGGGATAGAGATCAAAAAGGGCTATTCAGGAGAAAATCTATCTCCCCGCCCGGATCTGGTAATAGTCGGAAATGTCATCACAAGAAATAACCCGGAGGCCATGCGGCTGTCTGAGATGGATGTGAATTATCTCTCATTACCACAGGCGCTCAATGCATTTGCCATTCAGGGCAGAAGGTCGGTGGTAATCGCAGGTACCCACGGGAAGACCACTACCACTGCACTTGCTGCATGGCTTCTTGAAGAGACAGACATTGAACCGGGGTTTATGGTAGGGGGGATTCTTAAAAATTTTGGCAGCAGTTTCAGGCTTGGGAGAGGTGATTATTTTGTGGTGGAAGGCGATGAGTATGATACTGCCTTTTTTGATAAGGGGCCTAAATTCCTCCATTATTCACCTCTTATAACAATAATTACAAGCATTGAGTTTGATCATGCGGATATATACCGTGACCTTGACCATGTTATCTCAAGTTTCCGCAGGCTTATAGAGATCATTCCTTCTCATGGTCTCTTAATAGCAAATTTGGATGATCCTATAGTGAATGAGGAGGCAAAAAGGGCAAGGTGCAGGGTCATTACATATGGTTATAATGAGGCAGCCATGTTCAGGGCTGTAGATATAAGTGATGAAGAGGATGGGACACATGTGAAGATACTAAAGGATGGGAAGGATTATGTAAACCTGATAAGCCCGCTGTATGGCAGGCACAATATATCAAATACCCTCTCTGTTATTGCCCTCACCGATCATATCGGGATAAAACCAATAAAACTGCCTGCCGCGATCGCATCTTTCAGTGGTGTAAAGAGAAGACAGGAGATAAGGGGAGAAAAAAATGGCATACTGGTTCTTGATGATTTTGCACATCACCCCACTGCAGTAGAAAAGACCATAGAGGCTGTAAAGGAAAAATACATGGGGAGACGCATTATTGCAGTGTTTGAACCCAGATCAAACTCAAGCCGCAGGGGCGTGTTCCAGGAGATGTACAGCAGGGCGTTTGATAAGGCAGACATGGTATTTATCCCTGAACCACCACTAATGGAAAAGGTGCCTATCGATAACCGGTTTTCTTCACAGGGCCTTGTGGAGGCCATGAAAAAAAGGGGTATCAATGCCTTTTATGGAGAGAACACAGACAGGCTTATTGAGCTGATTTTATCAAACACCGGTAAGGGGGATGTGATCCTTATCATGTCAAACGGCGCTTTTGATAATATTCATGATAGGGTGTTGAAAAAAATTTAA
- a CDS encoding ATP-binding cassette domain-containing protein codes for MINAEGLTKFYGTQCAVDNISLNIRRGEIVGLLGPNGAGKTTTLRMLTGFLMPSSGSIRIKDIDIDENPLKVKGLIGYLPESAPLYNEMLAYDYLKYVAEIRGIEKGHIESRLKYVADLCGINEAMHKPIGTLSKGYKQRVGLAHAMIDDPEILILDEPTSGLDPNQIVEIRDIIREIGKEKTVILSTHILSEAEATCDRIIIINRGRIVADEGIDTIKGRMGKELLVNVSLKNALFEDVREVLSAVSGVTGITQNGVDPGILKLVVHCGSGRDLREEIYKEIKKQTWILMEFYYEVETLEKVFRDLTREN; via the coding sequence ATGATTAATGCTGAAGGATTGACAAAGTTCTACGGCACACAGTGTGCTGTGGATAATATCAGCCTCAATATCAGGAGAGGCGAGATCGTTGGCCTTCTTGGGCCAAACGGGGCAGGAAAGACAACAACATTGAGGATGCTCACCGGGTTTCTTATGCCATCATCAGGCAGCATCAGGATCAAGGATATTGACATAGATGAAAACCCTCTGAAGGTCAAAGGCCTTATCGGGTATCTTCCTGAATCCGCCCCCCTGTATAATGAGATGCTTGCCTATGATTATCTCAAATATGTGGCTGAGATCAGGGGTATTGAAAAGGGGCATATTGAATCCAGATTAAAGTATGTTGCTGACCTGTGCGGTATTAACGAGGCAATGCACAAACCAATAGGCACACTCTCAAAGGGCTATAAACAGAGGGTGGGGCTCGCCCACGCCATGATAGATGACCCAGAGATACTGATACTTGATGAACCTACATCCGGGCTTGACCCTAACCAGATCGTTGAAATTAGGGATATCATTAGGGAGATAGGTAAAGAAAAGACAGTAATACTCTCCACCCATATATTAAGCGAGGCAGAGGCTACATGTGACAGGATTATCATAATAAACAGGGGCAGGATCGTGGCCGATGAGGGTATTGATACAATTAAGGGCCGCATGGGAAAGGAGTTACTTGTTAACGTATCTCTGAAAAATGCCCTTTTCGAAGATGTCAGAGAGGTGTTGAGCGCTGTCTCAGGGGTAACCGGGATTACTCAAAACGGGGTTGATCCGGGGATTCTTAAACTGGTCGTTCACTGCGGCTCTGGAAGGGATCTTCGTGAAGAGATATATAAAGAGATCAAAAAACAGACCTGGATACTTATGGAGTTTTATTATGAGGTCGAGACACTTGAAAAGGTATTCAGGGATTTAACCAGGGAGAACTGA
- a CDS encoding ABC transporter produces the protein MNKCWNIFKKEFNAYFVSPIAYIVISIFLLVTGWFFFTTFFIYNQADMRNFFTLLPLVFAFIVPAITMRLFSEELNTGSYEILLTMPVTFTNVVTGKFMAAVAFIISMLIPTISYPIFISFIGKLDWGPVIAGYLGAIMLGAAFSAVGIFSSSITRNQIVAFIIGAVICFALTLVERMMFFVPVGLVTPIEYLGANVHFQNVAKGVIDSRDILYFISVSFIALYGANLVIQRKN, from the coding sequence ATGAATAAGTGCTGGAATATTTTCAAGAAAGAGTTTAATGCCTATTTTGTCTCACCAATAGCCTATATAGTGATATCCATATTCCTGCTCGTGACAGGATGGTTCTTTTTTACCACATTTTTCATTTATAACCAGGCAGATATGAGAAACTTTTTTACACTGCTTCCGCTGGTCTTTGCATTTATTGTCCCGGCAATTACCATGCGCCTGTTTTCTGAGGAGCTTAATACAGGTTCATATGAGATACTCCTTACAATGCCTGTTACCTTCACCAATGTTGTTACCGGTAAGTTCATGGCTGCGGTTGCATTTATCATATCAATGCTCATACCGACCATCTCCTACCCTATATTTATCTCCTTTATAGGGAAGCTTGACTGGGGTCCGGTCATTGCCGGGTATTTGGGGGCCATCATGCTGGGGGCAGCATTCAGCGCAGTTGGCATCTTTTCCTCATCCATTACAAGAAACCAGATTGTCGCCTTTATAATCGGCGCGGTCATATGTTTTGCCCTTACCCTTGTTGAGCGCATGATGTTTTTTGTGCCGGTTGGCCTTGTGACCCCAATTGAATATCTTGGCGCAAATGTACATTTCCAGAATGTTGCCAAGGGGGTAATCGATTCCAGGGATATCCTCTATTTCATCAGCGTCAGCTTTATCGCACTTTATGGTGCTAACCTGGTAATCCAGAGAAAGAATTAG